The genomic region TAGTAGAAATTCTGTAAATTCTCTATGATATTAcgctaaaaatatgaaatagcaGGCAATACcgaaaatgttatattaatatcatatttttgtaaatacagtATTAACATGGTGTATTTAAATATCATCGTCATCTTatagtatattttactttaaaatcatGGTTATATTGTTAAATTCAGGGTATATatggtgtaaatatttaatgttgagataaaatgtgaaattcttGAGCCGCGGATGCGGTTTACATGTCAGTGCcaaaaactattatttcaaataaacaaattataaaatcacAAGCTTGGTTCACTGTGGTGTTTCGTTCAGCACgaaaaaactattgaaaactgataaaaaaatatttgtcaataaTAAAATGACTTAACCAGCCGGCTGAACGAGGCGACATCGTCAACCAAGACCGCCAAGCATCAGGATATCGAATTAGTGTTGAAactcattattttgtaaatgaaagAGCAATTACGTGTCCGTCCATAATTAGACGAAGAAATGctttgtacagttgtcccatcTGTCGGTACACACCATTTTAAACTCTATCGGGATAGACAAAAGGATGAAAATTGTGTCATACTGACAGATGGAACAAATTCTAATGTTGCTATTAGATATGGTCGCATTTCTATCGACACTTCGCCCGTTGCTCCCTCATATGTCCCAATTGTCctaaaagtacatattttgtacACTTTTTGGGACCTATAAGTGAACAATGGGCACTAATTGGACACTAAGACTGATAGTGGAAATATTTAGCAGCTTTTTGCAGCCAAACTGTCAGAGACAGTGTACTATAAGCCATGAgacaaatgttattaattttaaatgctggACAGATGGCGCCACTTACGATTGGCCCTCTAAGAAACAACTATGTAGTCTAGTGTATAATAACACCGTCTCATGTCTTAATAGTGTTAGCTTTCATTGTAGTCCAACTATTTTGTTCTTATTAAAATCATTGCTGTAAATATATACCATTGTTTTCCTAGCCGATTTTACTAGATAAGCCCATTTCATTGTAATATACAATTGTCATATTACATCAATGAATCGACACTGATTAAATGGCGATTCAGAAATCGTTTTTGTAGTTATACTCAGCCAAAAACGAAATAGGATGGCGTTAACATAGAACAAACTGTACCTAACTATAAATGTAAGGGAATAACGCATTTTTAGCGTTATTTCGATTCAATTTAAATCATTGTGAtgtgaataaataagtaaattgatGTTCTCTTTTTCATTTATCTTATTCGCTATCTCGAGTGATCAATTTAATATCTACGAACTGATCTGATTAGCCTATCTAATCACcatcaataaatatataatgaatCGGTCTCCTTTGTGCAATAGTAGTCAAATAGCGTTAATCTATTGTAAAAGACACCATCTTGAGATCGCGAATAAGACTAATTGTtataaatttgtataaaaagttgAAGCTAGAAAGCAatcaataaaaatcaattgaTGATAAATGCTAGgtaacatgaaattattttcagaagCTTTCATTGCAAAATTTTCCAATGTTTGAAATTCTATCTGTTACGTGAAAATTGTGTAAATCGGTCAATAGCCAAGGCAAAATCGGCAAATCATTAAAGCAAATGCAGTCTTCAACTCGACAACTGCacagaaaaatatacctattttttaattggAAACAGCTTGGAAAAGTGTCGTGTGTTCCTGCCAATTTAATAGTTAACTAGCAGTTGAATTTCCGAACGAATTGTTGCATTTTTAATGTCGAATTCAATTTATTGACGATACAAGAAGAGAAAAAATTCAATGTAATAAAATCTATGGCAAAGAAGCATTTCTAAAATGaaattttcgattttttttttttttgcagctaACTAGCAGCTTGAATCGCAATTCTTTTGATTGCAAATgagttcatattttatttattaaataaaaatgttaaaaacttcACCTTAGGTGTAACTTTTCTCAActaataattaatgtaaaaaaaagtttcagcGCTAATTCGGATCAGTGTTGCCAGATTTCTTTAAGGGGTTTCAAAGGGGCAAAGTTACACCGCAACAAGCATATCAGTTACAGATTGTAGGTAAtggttagttatttttatacatttaggtTTTAACAGGAATGTCACACGACCGATTATGATTATTTGTGCCACTGCCGTTATCCCTCATTCTTGTTTTAGCGCCATTTATAACATGttctgttttgaaaaataaaatgaagcgTTAGTACTTTTATCTATAAATAGTTAATGTATAAATAGTTATAATAGGACAATTTCAGACATTGCTACTTTTTATACAATCTTTGGTCCCCAAAATACTTGTGATAACCTTTCAAACTTTTCTttgaagtgaaagccctttATTCCAAAAACAACGGGGAATTCCCTTCAAGTATAAATTTTGTTCAGTAGTGTTATACCAACAAAGGTTCTTTAcctaatcattaaaaaatacgaGTCGTTATGTTTAAAATGTCTTCAACAACGACGATTGTTTTCAAAGTAGGTATCATAGATATATACCAAAACGGACGTGTTTCTACACTGCGAAAGAttacctaaatacctacttatcgcGTCCCGTATCTAGAACTTCTCGAACTTAGTAACATTTTAAGTAgatattagttacaaaatacGCGTTATCCTTAATAgcttattattgttttacattgtACAATTTCTTGTTATTATACAACATTGACTTTGTTACTATCACTTAGGTGTATAACTATAAACACCGTACCTATTTctgacaataattttattactcacGCCTATTAATGTTAGTAGCTATCAAGCATCATTATCATAGGTAATAATATAATCGGTCGTGTGCACATAATGTTAAGTATATAGGTTTGTGTACATAGCTCCTAACGTTCCTTGTTTTTAAGGCACTAACGGTTTaatgtagaacattttattGTACGGTTGTGTCATTTACATGCCCAGACTTATTATAGTTATAGTTGAAGCCGAGAGGCACCTACTGAACGAGAATTTGTAAAAGGAAGAtcgtattaaatatattttgtttcaaatgctgttttctttttttttgtttgtcctaTTCACTCATTTATTAAATTAGGTAAGTGTAAATTAAAGTAGAAATTTCacgaaaatgtttattaaatatcaCAAGTACTTAATCggatatttattgtattttttaatatggaTACCTCATTCTTCTTGTTGTggtttacatttacatttacattctCGGAAGGGCGGAGGCTTTGGCGAAGTAACTCTCTGAAACAGAAATTCAACATAATCACAAATAGCTCTAAGTCGGCCAGGATTGAAATCCTAACAGTATACGACTAATATGTGTCTGAAGTCACAGAGAAAAAAAAGCTGTGGTGGCCAAGtgagtaaagaaccaacctttcaaaTATGACTGCGgtggttcgattccaggtcaggcaagtacaaatgcaacttttctatctaagtttgtatgtacctacatacttacacCACCACCTAGACTGACTCTGGATAATTGGGAATTTATAGTAGGACCTACCATATTCTTTATTCTAATGGGCGaactagtaaaataaaaagtcgtGAGAGGGTAGATGAAACACCAAGTTCTTAAGATCGATGCTGATGATCATGATGAACTAATTCTCCGGGTTCACAGGAAAATGCAATGAACATTCACACATAAAACTAGCTAGCTATAGATACTTACTAGTACTCGTTTCTTAGGTATGCAGGGAGCCCCGTTGCGATTGCGTCTTATTGGTGAACCGTCCGGTGATAATAGATCGTTCGATGGCGGAGTAACAAAGCTCCCGAGCCCAACTGAGCTGAGTATGTAGTTTGCCTTTTCATTTTGCACCGATTTGAGCAACTTGAGCAACAATGCGAGCATAGCGAGTAGGAACCCTGTACTTCCTAGTACCATCTGCAAGGCGCTGAAGCGGGAGGGTGGGGGCTCAGAGGACTCAGGGGTCGCAGGCCTAAATCCTGCCGGTTCCCAGGTGCCGTCAGGCCTCTGACGTGCCGGTTGCCATATGTTATTAGGCTGTCCTGCCTGTTGCCAGGTGCCGTCAGGCCCCCGTACTGCCTGTTGCCAGGTGCCGTCAGGCCCATAGTATCCGCCATCCGGCCCAATGCCACCGCCGCCCGGCCCGTAGCCACCGCCACCACCGGGCCCATAGCCTCCAACGCCGCCCGGGCCATAGCCACCACCGCCGCCCGGGCCATATCCACCACCACCTTGGCCATATCCAGCTGCCGCCCTTCTCGCTTTTTCACGCTCCTTTCTCTGTTTTTCTTCAAAACTGAAAgtgaatattttgatgaatCCATATTGTTAAGAGAACATTAACATAAACCGGTAATTGGTCAGTGGGAAAACACGTATTTCACTAAAATGGATCCATCGACATATGTAATCTTCCTGATCTTAGCAAAACCCGCCcttaagacgacccactgaccaaaacTAGCCTTCCAAGAAGGATGGCCGACTAAGTCAGCAAGGCTTATCCTGTACAGATACAGGATCAGTCTATCCTTAGACACTCAAGTCAAAGAAAACACAAACTCACCAGTCACACATTATATGTTTGATATCCGACTTGGTGATATTGTAttcgtttgtttttatgttttatgcatGTTAGTTAGtgtttaaacttttattatgtTATATTATTGTACACTTCCATTTTGCTTGAAGTCCGTGACGGTGTCGTTACTGACAGAGTGACGTTACATATTGTTCTTTGTTCCGTCTTGAGAACTAATGAGGTCCTACGTCGTATCAGGTGATGCAATGAAGTTGACactgaaattaaaatagttgggaaataaaaaaaatgttaaaagaaaaGTGGATTCATGTATTTATCCTTATTGCTTGTTTTAAGAGAGAGGAGTAAGTAGGGACTTTTTAACCGATTGCGCCTACGACAACCTAGCTTCGCTATAGGTAGGTGCATCCTCTAATTTTCATTCGGCAGCTGATCGATCCATTCACACATACTCATTatcatacatacattacattccACATCGACGTAAAATATCTAATTTGGTTGGTTTTTGTACGAGCCCCGAGCATTCTATATTATCGTTATTCTGCATAACATTTACGTACTTTtgacaacagaaatacattttttgaaaatttttgctgtcatggttcatgagatactgcctggggcccgattctcctaattttacttaagcgccatacgattgacgttcgactcaattcgactgagacccaatcccgactcgattacgattgaagcgtatgtggcattccgctattttttctttgaaataaacgtttttatccttttctgtcattcaataatgaatcattttgtctgcaaatgatttacgattgcaaaatgattgtacagcaaactaccgtatagaccaaaatcaccaaaatagcagaccaatcgcacaccaatcaaatgtcaatcgaatgcGATTgatcttttattagtagcagaatgcccgatatggttaaaactgctattacgatcatattgcgattcgatttctattcgattttgacattattcacttaggagaatcggggccctggtgaCAGACGGTCGTATGGACAATGAAGTTTTAAGCCTTTTCGGTAAAAATCCTAATGAACACACTACCTACGTTTTTTAGTAGGCATGTGCGTAATTTACTTTGCTAGTTTAACTTGCCTGTGTAAAACATCGTCtctaaataacaaaaacgtTACTTCCTCGATTCGAAAAAAGCTctatacataagtaaataatatacctacctacctacctaatacttATAGagtaaggcggccaaccgtcccgcattctgcgggaccgtcccgcaatgcttgacgaaatcccgttttgaaattattagtaaaatagtcccgcaaaacgttgtatgcgtcccgcatgtcccgcatccctatttttctaccacacttctacacaacacccacctgcgcgcaagctcaacagtgcaggaacacagattacctataataggtataatctcgttctctttatttctactgaactcgtgaggcctaatgattttgaaaataagacattagtgcacgctgtgacacgatattgataggttaaattatagctttttgcttacggtttttattttatcagttccgtccgatcatttttcaatgccccccCCCttttttcacgaaaggttaagtcccgcattcagttttcggaaagttggccgccttattATAGAGACAACTTCATATAATCGAAACTTTGTTAACTTTCGGTAAagatttacgatttttttttaactttcctCAAGTCGATACTTTCAGCTGAGGTTAGGTTCTACAAGGCTCAGgttcatcgacaacataaacgtcagttttcttaaagcaACTTTTTACTTTGAACACTTGCATATTCAAAATAAAGAGTTGTTTTCAGAGAAAAACGGACGTAAACTTGAATGGTGGaaccacggagtaaagaaagatgaacggagatgccataatgcaggtcagtcaggcgccttcttctaggtccaattcgtacggtaggcatgaccaaaacgatcattTACGAGAGTACGCAAATCAAATACGTaccaggtacctacctaacccATTCAGAGCAAACCATTATCTCTGTTCTTTCGTACCTACTGCGTTGTTGTTGTCCAAATTGTAGGTAATCATATCCACTGATACATTAGCATAATGGTCCTACATTTTAGAGTATTCTTGTGTGTGATTATAGTGTTCCAAGAAAGTAGAAATCAGGATGATACTTACGGGACCCGCTTGTCCATTCTTACAGGTACACTTAAAAGGCGCGTTGATCTGCTGGTTTACCTTGACTATACCAGGCTTAGGCTTCTCCTTCTTTTTCTCGTTGCCGTTTTTCGGTTGATCGAAGACCATTTTATAGTATATCAAGGTGAGCAAACCGGCGCCTACCACCATACCCGCGATGAATGGTATCAGGTTATTGTTGTCTCGATCCCCCATCGTTATTTAACTCCGACCACGGAACGTTTCCTGCTATTATCATGTTTACatcgttttataataatttaggcCAAAACTTGTGAACTTGTGACATGTTGACTGAATGACTTTTGAATCAAAGAGTTTTAAGTAAAGAGGTCAGAGGTGCTTACTTCAAAAGTCTTTCGCTGCTTTTGCGTTCCGCGGCATAGCACAttctaattataatttcttctaTTGCCTATTACTATTTCTGCGTACCCGAATAAAACCTGCCCTACCTCATATCCTTCCTCAATCTAAACTAGGAATTCCCAAATCGGATTATCAAGTTCTTGATATAAAGCATGGTGTGGCCTCGCCGTTTCGCTTGATACACGATCTGTCTCATCGACGGCCAGTACGTCATTACAGCGACTCAGTAGAACACCAGCGTCTGGTATTCTACTTGACACATGCTGAGCTGGACTCCCAATTTGATAAAAGCTTGAGATCCCTACTTACGGCAACGCCTTGTTCCATATCTGTATGATTTTTGGTTTTTGCTTACAGGTACATAGTGGAACTTTGAACTGAATCTttgttttatgcaatatttttttataagtatcaTCCCAACTTTCAGTGTCGTTTTTGcagaaattaagattttatcTATCAAAACATATTGAGTatctaaactaaactaaaatctCCAGCAAAAATCAAATTGATATTCTAAACTCTTACTCTACTCTTTTAACAGGGTAGTCTTTAGTCTTACATTTGTGGGCCCTGACCACTGAACTTAATGAAGGTGTGTGGTGATAAGAAAACCGAGTTTTTGAGTTACACTgagaatttaaaactaaaactaggTGAATGTACGAGTATAGGGCCCTTGCCCCACACTGCCCATGTATCCATATATGCCATTTGTACGTATTTGATTAATAAGAAAGGTgcttaaaaaacataatattttactaaataaacatttattaagagtacgtaataaaatatagataattaacataaacacacttacacttaaaaataatacaacattTTTAATGTCACTTCAATAATACAACATCTTAAAAACTACATAGTGGttctatcgataaaatatttgatataggtataaagatttttataaagaCCTACGTATAATTATTGTACTTtacttttgtacctacttatctatctttaaaccaaaaaaacatgaaaacagacagacatgtggaATATACCTGAATGCTAAAATATATCAATTGTTATATTCGGCTTTCAGTGTTTGTCAACTTTGACGATATGGTCCAACTAAAGGTAATTTATTCATCTCCACTTTAAATTCATTAAGATTATGCAGTCccttatttttaacacaaatataCGTTGTTAATAGCTATTGTAAAAAACTACAGAAAAAGGGGTCTGAATATATCTGTAATCCAAGTTTGTAGGAACAATTTACAATGCTGCAAAAACTAAGGTTCATATAACTATAATTTTGATTACATATCATATTGATATCACATATTACAGTACGTAAgcaggtacctatgtacttttgaTTATCAAGCAATCTAATCACGTTCATTCATCATTGATTCATCAGTAGGTAACCATAAAGGCACTATTGGCGCCTACACTATGtcattagaattt from Helicoverpa armigera isolate CAAS_96S chromosome 4, ASM3070526v1, whole genome shotgun sequence harbors:
- the LOC110370517 gene encoding spidroin-2 encodes the protein MCDCFEEKQRKEREKARRAAAGYGQGGGGYGPGGGGGYGPGGVGGYGPGGGGGYGPGGGGIGPDGGYYGPDGTWQQAVRGPDGTWQQAGQPNNIWQPARQRPDGTWEPAGFRPATPESSEPPPSRFSALQMVLGSTGFLLAMLALLLKLLKSVQNEKANYILSSVGLGSFVTPPSNDLLSPDGSPIRRNRNGAPCIPKKRVLRVTSPKPPPFRECKCKCKPQQEE